One part of the Acyrthosiphon pisum isolate AL4f unplaced genomic scaffold, pea_aphid_22Mar2018_4r6ur Scaffold_21277;HRSCAF=23502, whole genome shotgun sequence genome encodes these proteins:
- the LOC107882336 gene encoding zinc finger MYM-type protein 1-like codes for MLFQSYPMTKFGNQKRCFNASYFNEYDWLEYSIQHDALYCFPCRNFSANDNEGTFSKTGFRNWKKLSGSRGITGKKQTKLKAHASTKSHLTCVAKWLGHKNTETIGSVHTQLSTQHKLEVEANKSYIKTLIDIALYLSCQGLPFRGHDESTDSLNKGNFKEACQLMSKYVPEFSVKFLKTTNYTSPLVQNSIIEMCAKNVRDQIISEVGDGVFGIMCDEAR; via the exons atgctttttcaGTCTTACCCTATGACCAAATTTGGAAAtcaaaaacgttgttttaatGCTTCTTACTTTAACGAATACGATTGGTTAGAATACAGTATACAACATGATGCTTTGTATTGCTTTCCATGTCGCAATTTTAGTGCCAACGATAATGaaggaacattttcaaaaactggCTTTAGAAATTGGAaaaaa ttaaGTGGGTCTAGAGGCATTACAGGAAAAAAACAGACTAAGCTTAAAGCTCATGCTAGTACGAAAAGCCATCTTACTTGTGTTGCTAAATGGTTAGGGCATAAGAATACTGAGACAATTGGTAGTGTGCATACACAATTATCAACACAGCATAAATTAGAGGTTGAAgctaataaaagttatataaaaacattgattGATATCGCATTATATTTAAGTTGCCAGGGGCTACCTTTTAGAGGTCATGACGAGTCTACTGATTCACTTAATAAag ggaATTTCAAGGAAGCATGTCAATTAATGTCCAAATATGTACCTGAGTTTTCTGTAAAATTTCTGAAAACTACAAATTACACTAGTCCTTTAGTTCAAAATAGCATTATTGAAATGTGTGCAAAAAATGTAAGAGACCAGATCATTTCAGAAGTAGGCGATGGTGTATTTGGTATAATGTGTGATGAAgctaggtaa
- the LOC115034852 gene encoding baculoviral IAP repeat-containing protein 2-like, producing the protein MNFQKFLNDFESLVYRIRSNPTVVHPKFSSFSSRFKTFKLFPSNTSQNKYTLSECGLKYSGVDDVVECFCCGLILHNWERLDDPWIEHCRFSPRCLYVLLMKGNQYVQNILSKYCKTEHICNCETESYDTVC; encoded by the coding sequence atgaactttcAAAAATTCCTCAATGATTTTGAATCCTTAGTTTATCGTATTCGAAGTAATCCGACCGTGGTTCATCCAAAATTTTCTTCGTTTTCATCAAgatttaaaacattcaaattattcCCATCAAATActtctcaaaataaatatacattgtccGAATGTGGTTTAAAATATTCAGGAGTGGATGATGTCGTGGAATGCTTTTGTTGTGGTCTTATTCTTCATAATTGGGAAAGGTTGGACGATCCATGGATTGAACATTGCAGATTCAGCCCAAGATGTTTATATGTGTTATTAATGAAGGGTAATCAGTATGTTCAAaacatattaagtaaatattgtaagacAGAACATATTTGTAATTGCGAAACTGAGTCATACGACACCGTTtgttaa
- the LOC103310750 gene encoding putative inhibitor of apoptosis, whose protein sequence is MNFQKFLNDFESLVYRIRSNPTVVHPKLSSFSSRFKTFKLFPSNTSQNKYTLSECGLKYSGVDDVVECFCCGLILHNWERLDNPWIEHCRFSPRCLYVLLMKGNQYVQTILSKYCKTERICNCETESYDNVC, encoded by the coding sequence atgaactttcAAAAATTCCTCAATGATTTTGAATCCTTAGTTTATCGTATTCGAAGTAATCCGACCGTGGTTCATCCAAAATTGTCTTCGTTTTCATCAAgatttaaaacattcaaattattcCCATCAAATActtctcaaaataaatatacattgtccGAATGTGGTTTAAAATATTCAGGAGTGGATGATGTCGTGGAATGCTTTTGTTGTGGTCTTATTCTTCATAATTGGGAAAGGTTGGACAATCCATGGATTGAACATTGCAGATTCAGCCCAAGATGTTTATATGTGTTATTAATGAAGGGTAATCAGTATGTTCAAAccatattaagtaaatattgtaaaaccgaACGTATTTGTAATTGCGAAACTGAGTCATACGACAACGtttgttaa
- the LOC107885127 gene encoding uncharacterized protein LOC107885127: MSEQTPLSAEYPLTLQAVNFFEKLKDELLNGPHHQYIRRNRICVGCFERHVREANRKMSIPLNPYLLSRAMIPVTAFIHAVIDNPNAERSVCLEVGEILEDVIVRRIISVDHLFEK; the protein is encoded by the coding sequence ATGAGCGAACAAACACCACTGTCGGCGGAGTACCCACTAACACTGCAAGCAGTCAATTTCTTTGAAAAACTTAAGGATGAATTATTAAATGGCCCTCACCATCAATATATACGACGCAATAGAATTTGTGTAGGATGCTTCGAGCGACATGTCCGAGAAGCAAACAGAAAAATGAGTATACCATTGAACCCATATTTATTAAGCAGGGCAATGATACCCGTTACGGCGTTCATTCACGCGGTAATAGATAATCCAAACGCGGAGAGATCTGTATGCTTAGAAGTCGGGGAGATATTGGAGGATGTCATCGTTAGACGGATCATTTCTGTTGATCACttattcgaaaaataa